CAAATTTGCACAATAACAATTACACAAGATTCCATATGACCTTTTCTACTTATATACATCAGTGATATATGCAGAGGCCTCCATCATGTATGTGTCTGAATCAAAATTGCATCAAAAGGATCTCAATGTGTTATACAAAATGAAGCAGTCTGTAGAAATGTCACTGTTGTGATGGACAAAATAGAAATCTTAAAATTGGTTGAGTGTAAATACATGGATGTCATTTTGGCAGGAAGGGTTGATGAAGAAAAACTAAGGACAGAACTAGCTAAAGTCACTAACCTCTAGAGGAGACTCGGGTTCATCCAGAATGCTCTTCTCATTCTTCATCCGCTGCATCGTCCCAATAGAAGTAGGGTCCATTAGCAAAACGTTCTGACTGCTAGTTGGGCCGAACTTAATGTCACTCTTTCTGGAGTCAGTCGTCCTGCACGCCTCGTAATTGTATACGTGTGGCAGAGTTCCTGTTCCCATAGTGTCTGAGTAACGAGGTGGATAATATGGAATCACAGGGAGGCTGGAGTGATACAGGATGCGAGACTGTCTCCATCTGTAGATCTTTACTGATATAATAACCACTAAACAcgtgatgaagaggaaggaaaccaCAGCCAGAGCCAACACTAAGTAAAAAGTCAGGTTGTCATTGTATTCCTTATCGTGTGGaaattcactgaactccgacaACACTTCAGGGAAGCTGTCCGCCACCGCCACAGTTAACAATGACTGTAGCTGAACGAGAGGGCTGCCCGTTGTCCTCCACTATGACAGTCAGTCTTTGTTTCACAGCATCTTTATCAGTCACCTGACGGATAGTTCTTATTTCTCCATTCTGTAAGCCCACTTCAAACAGCGCTCTGTCTGTGGCTTTCTGTAGTTTATAGGAGAGCCAGGCATTCTGTCCAGAGTCCACATCCACAGCCACCACTTTAGTCACCAGGTAGCCCACATCTGCTGAACGAGGAACCATTtcagccaccatggagccaccaGTCTGGACTGGATACAGAACCTGAGGTGGATTATCGTTCTGGTCCTGGATGATCAGTTTCACAGTTACATtgctgctgagaggaggagAGCCTCCATCTTGTGCTTTAACGACAAAAACTAGCTCTTTAAGTTGTTCATAATCAAATGAACGCACAGCCAGTACGACTCCAGTCTCTGCATTCACAGAAACATATTCAGAAACTGACGATCCTGCAATATTTTTGCCTtctaaaatataagaaatgcgAGCATTCTGATTCTCATCGGGATCATTGGCTTTCAGAGTGAGGACAGAAACACCTGGGGAGTTATTCTCTGTAATAAATGCAGTATAAACTCTTTTTGGAAATACCGGAGCGTTATCATTCACATCAGAcactttaatattaaatattctttGAGCAGAAAGAGGTGGTGCTCCACTGTCCGTTGCGACAACAGTGATATTATATTCTGAAACCATTTCACGGTCTAAGACTGAATCTGTTGTCAAGGTGTAATAGTTTCTTAGATTAGACTTGATCTTAAAAGGAGCTGTCCCTTCAATCCTACAGCTCACCTGTCCGTTATCACCTGAATCCAGGTCTTTCACATTATTATGCCAATTGTTGTTCCAGGAGGAGAATCCTCTGATACAGGACTGGTAAATGACATCACGCTTATGGCGGGAGCATTATcatttacatcaactacttcaATTATCACCTTGCTTGTATCTGTAAGTACCTCCTTGATCCTTTGCGTGTATCTGAAGCTCAAACTTCTTatctttttcaaaatcaataaacCCCGTAGTTAAAACGACGCCACTTTTCTCATCAATCTTAAATAAATCTCCAAGAGAGTTAGAAAGGTCTGAAAAATAATATGTCACGACACTATTTGATCCAACATCGGCGTCACTAGCATTGACAGTCGTAACGTAAGTGCTTTTTAGGGCATTTTCTGTCACTGTAGCTTTATATAAAGTCTGATTAAATACAGGTGCGTTATCGTTAGCATCAAGAACAACAACATCAATATTTACGGTACCAGATCTCTGAGGGGTTCCACCGTCCACAGCGATCAGCTTTAGAGAGAGGCTGGGGATTGTCTCTCTGTCTAAAGGCTTCTGAAGCACCATCTCCGCGTATTTCTTTCCCTCTGCATTTGAATGTTGCTTCAGGACAAAATTATCATTATCATTCAAGATATATTCTTTCATTCCATTCACACCGACATCCAGGTCTTCTGCAGTTGCTAATGGAAAACGCGCACCCACAGAAGCAGTTTCGCTTATTTCAAAACTGCATGCTATCTCTTTTGAACGTCGGAGAGTTATCATTTATATCGGTAATCTCGACCGTAATCTGATGCAGCTCCATCGGATTCTCTAAAATCATCTCAAACGTGAAACTACACGGTGTTGTGTCACCACAAAGCTGCTCTCGGTCGATTCTCTCCTTTACTGCTAAAATCCCTTTGTCTGGCTTCAGCTCCACGTACTGGATGCTCTCTCCGCTGACAATGCGGGCCCGACCAGAACGGAGCCTTTTCAGATCCAAACCGAGGTCCTGTGCGACATTACCGATCAGTGAGCCTTTTTTCATCTCTTCTGGGATCGAATATCTCATATGTCCAGTAACAAAATGGCAGATGTAACAAAAGAACATAAGATGCAGCAATATTTGTCCGCAGCAAAAACGCCATTTTACCGATTCTGGGTACTGTTTGATTCCAAGCGACATAGCgaggaaggaaacaaaaatgtttcttaggCTGCTATCCACACActtaaaatatccaaaagtaCAACAGGGAAACGAGTTTCTTTTAGGTTTCTGTTCTTGTACCGTCGCCTGAATTTACAGAGAAATCTAGTCCTCCCCTTTCTCCTACACGCAACGAGAGTACGGTAGTGAAATGCGCGGTCATATATGAGGGGATATGTTTATTGAACAACAGCGTCGCTCAGAGTTCAGAGTcaggaaacacaaagagagctttaaaattgctttaaaatgactgattaAATTTCGTTGAATCAGAATAAAAGCAATGAAAATTTATTAATGTAAATcatcaaatataaaatgatGCGACCTATGAGACGTAAACAGTGGCATCTAAATGCAATAAATCCATTTCgttttgaaatatattattaCATGTAAAATAATCTAAGATATAAGTTTTGATACCCGTTGAACAATTTGCCAGTTCAGTTCAGTGGTAGGAAAATATATGTATCTACTGCAATATAATTCAAATAAGAAAGGAGAAAAGACCAAAACACATTGAAAAGAGAAACGCTAAATAGAAGAGTTGAATAAAAGCGTTGAtaaaacgagaaaaaaaaaatcaaaaataatttaaacatcaaTAACTTAAAACACCTGCAAACCAAGTACCACTAATCAAAGACCGATAAACATTTGGAGAGGTTTCTATTCCAAACTAATGGTTGAGCAAAGGATGTTTCTCTCCAAGGTGCTGAAATAGGTTATTACTGCATTTGTGTTATTACATTGACAGGAAGTAGAAGTGAAATACAAAGTAAAGTTATGAATAACATGACATTATAAATCTCACCTCTAAAGGAGAGTCAGGTTCATCCAATATGTTCCTCTCACTCTGTATCCGCTGCATCGTTCCTGTAGAACTGGGATCCATTATCAACACGTTTTGACTTCCACCTCGGTCGAACTTAATGTCACTCTTTCTGGAGTCAGTCGTCCTGCACACCTCGTAATTGTACACGTGTGGCAGAGTTCCTGTTCCCAAAGTGTCTGAATAACGAGGTGGATAATATGGAATCACAGGGAGGCTGGAGTGATACAGGATGCGAGACTGTCTCCATCTGTAGATCTTCACTGATATAATAACCACTAAACAcgtgatgaagaggaaggaaaccaCAGCCAAAGCCAACACTAAGTAAAAAGTCAGGTTGTCATTGTATTCCTTATCGTGTGGaaattcactgaactccgacaACACTTCAGGGAAGCTGTCCGCCACCGCCACGTTAACAATGACTGTAGCTGAACGAGAGGGCTGCCCGTTGTCCTCCACTATGACAGTCAGTCTTTGTTTCACAGCATCTTTATCAGTCACCTGACGGATAGTTCTTATTTCTCCATTCTGTAAGCCCACTTCAAACAGCGCTCTGTCTGTGGCTTTCTGTAGTTTATAGGAGAGCCAGGCATTCTGTCCAGAGTCCACATCCACAGCCACCACTTTAGTCACCAGGTAGCCCACATCTGCTGAACGAGGAACCATTtcagccaccatggagccaccaGTCTGGACTGGGTACAGAACCTGAGGGGGATTATCGTTCTGATCCTGGATGATCAGTTTCACAGTCACGTTACTGCTGAGAGGAGGAGAGCCTCCATCTTGTGCTTTAACGACAAAAACTAGCTCTTTAAGTTGTTCATAGTCAAATGAACGCGCCGCCAGTACGACTCCAGTTTCTACATTCACAGAAACATATTCAGAAACTGACGATCCAGCAATATTTTTGCCTTCTAAAATATAGGAAATGCGAGCATTCTGACTCTCATCAGGATCGTTGGCTTTCAGAGTGAGGACAGAAACACCTGGGGAGTTATTCTCTGTAATAAATGCGCTGTAAACACTCTTTGAAAACAATGGAGCGTTGTCATTCACATCAGAcactttaatattaaatattcttttagCAGAAAGTGGAGGTGTTCCGTTGTCCGTTGCAACAACAGTGATATTATATTCTGATACGGTCTCACGGTCTAAGACTGAATCTGTTGTCAAGGTGTAATAGTTTCTCAGATTAGACTTGATCTTAAAAGGAGCTGTCCCTTCAATTCTACAGCTCACCTGTCCGTTATCACCTGAATCCAGGTCTTTCACATTTATTATGCCAATTGTTGTTCCAGGAGGAGAATCCTCTGATATGTGACTCGTGAATGACGTCACGCTCAAGACAGGGGCGTTGTCATTTATATCTGCTATTTCAATGATCACTTTACTGGAGTCTGTCAACCCTCCTTGATCCTTAGCATCAATTCTAAGTTCATactttttgtccttttcatAATCTATATCACCTTTTACGGAAATTACTCCTGTTTTTTCATCAACCGAAAATAAATCACCTAGAGCGCTGTCGAGGTCTGAAAAATAATATGTCACAATTGCGTTTGAACCAAAATCTGCGTCGCTAGCATTAACAGTGGTGACGTAAGTGTCTTTAGGAGACATTTCCGTCACCACAGCTTTATACACAGACTGATTGAAAACAGGCGCATTATCGTTAGCGTCAAGAACAGCGACATTAATATTTACAGTGCCAGATCTCTGAGGTGTTCCTCCGTCCACAGCGATCAGTTTAAGCGACAGATTTGGGTTTGCTTCTCTGTCTAATCCTTTCTGGAGAACCATCTCTGCGTATTTCTTTCCCTCTGCGTTTGAATGTTGCTTAAGAATGAAATTATCGTTCTCGCTCAAGAAATAATCTCTTAGTCCGTTCATACCAACATCCAGGTCTTCTGCGCTTATCAAAGAGAAACGAGCACCGGTGGCAGCAATTTCACTTATTTCAAAATGCATGCTATCTCTTTTGAACGTCGGAGAGTTATCAGTTTATATCTGTAATCTCTACCGTAATCTGATGCAGCTCCATAGGATTCTCTAAAATCATCTCAAAAGTGAAACTACACGGCGTTGTGTCACCACAAAGCTCCTCCCGGTCGATTCTCTCCTTTACTGCTAAAATCCCTTTGTCTGACTTCAGCTCCGCGTACTGGATGCTCTCTCCGCTGACAATGCGGGCCCGACCAGAACGGAGCCTTTTCAGATCCAAACTAAGATCCTGTGCAATATTACCGATCGGTGAGCCTTTTTTCATCTCTTCTGGGATCGAATATCTGATGTGTCCAGtcacaaaatgacaaatataacaaagaaaaatcaaattgAAAAAATTCTGTCCGACGCAATAACGCCATTTTATCCATCCGGTTCTGAGCGGTATTATACGAACCatggttagaaaaaaaaaaaaaaaaaacatagacaaGAATTATATGTTTTCTATTAATCCAAATACTActcttcacagaaaaaaatatattacgACAGGTAAACGTAATCCTTAAATTTCCTTCGTATGTCTAActagaaatgtcttttttcccTCACAACAGCTCTGATGAAGTAAAGCGGCTCCTCTCTCCACAATGAAGGGAGGAGATGTCTGGACATGCAACTCCGTGTGTTATGTTGATCAACAGCGTCCCTTAGAGTACAAACTATGTGATACAAATGGAGGTTTGCAATGAGAAAGAAATGAGATACGTTCACTCTCTGATATTAATAACCGGTCatcaaaatataatgaaaataatgtttatacTGAAATCAATTCGCTAGTGTCAATTGAAAGTCTCTGTCTTATAGGAAACAAATCAGAGTTCCAGTGGAGCATTTCATAGTAGGATTAACATTTTCGGAAAAAGACAACTTTCTTTCTCAAACATGAGCTTTTCAGATTGTTAATTAGCGTCTTCGCATATTCTGATTGCATTAGAAGTTGTACTTAAAGTTAACATCTTTATTCAACTCAAAcggcaaaaaaaaccccaaaacaaagcaaaaaaataataataatacaatctCAGAgaatctctctctctgtctgtgtaTCTTATTACAGCACATAATATTAACTGAACAAATTACTGAAGGTTATCGTAATTACTTGAATAATAAGTAGCTGGTTGAatgtgaaattacatttttagagatCACGGGCCGTGTAAACTATTACAAACACGCCATAATAGAAACATTAAACATCTACTGcataaagttaaacatttttcacaggGCTTTATTCCTTACACATACCAGCAATTAAACAGAAAAGCCTCAAATATGACTAACTTACAAAAAGAACTGCTGAAAATTATAGAGTtctcaattcaaattcaaaacatttaactaaaaaaGGACTAACAAGGGAATAAATACTTAAGCCTACATTGAAATTCACTTTGTCAAAGCAGTAATGCAAAATTTTTGAGGGATTCAGATTTAGTAGCTGTCCGTGGTGCTAGAAAAGACGCTACCCTTCTACAATAATGACGCTTTATTATATAGTAGCACAAGAAAGAGAAGATTCACTTTCTAACTCACCTCCAAAGGGGAGTCAGGGTTCATCCAATATGTTCTTCTCACTCTGTATCCGCTGCATCGTCCCAGAAGAAAAGGGATCCATTATCAACACGTTCTGACTGTTTGCTTGGTCGAACTTAATGTCACTTTTTCTGGAGTCAGTCGTCCTGCACACCTCGTAATTGTACACGTGTGGCAGAGTTCCTGTTCCCATAGTGTCTGAGTAACGAGGAGGATAATATGGAATCACAGGGAGGCTGGAGTGATACAGGATGCGAGACTGTCTCCATCTGTAGATCTTCACTGATATAATAACCACCTAAACAcgtgatgaagaggaaggaaaccaCAGCCAGAGCCAACACTAAGTAAAAAGTCAAGTTGTCATTGTATTCCTTATCGTGTGGAAAGTCACTGAACTCCGACAACACTTCAGGGAAGCTGTCCGCCACGGCCACGTTAACAATGACTGTAGCTGAACGAGAGGGCTGCCCGTTGTCCTCCACTATGACAGTCAGTCTTTGTTTCACAGCATCTTTATCAGTCACCTGACGGATAGTTCTTATTTCTCCATTCTGTAAGCCCACTTCAAACAGCGCTCTGTCTGTGGCTTTCTGTAGTTTATAGGAGAGCCAGGCATTCTGTCCAGAGTCCACATCCACAGCCACCACTTTAGTCACCAGGTAGCCCACATCTGCTGAACGAGGCACCATTtcagccaccatggagccaccaGTCTGGACTGGGTACAGAACCTGAGGAGGATTATCGTTCTGGTCCTGGATGATCAGTTTCACAGTCACGTTACTGCTGAGAGGAGGAGAGCCTCCATCTTGTGCTTTAACGACAAAAACTAGCTCTTTAAGTTGTTCATAGTCAAATGAACGTGCCGCCAGTACGACTCCAGTTTCTGCATTCACAGAAACATATTCAGAAACTGACGATCCGGCAATATTTTTGCCTTCTAAAATATAGGAAATGCGAGCATTCTGACTCTCATCGGGATCATTGGCTTTCAGAGTGAGGACAGAAACACCTGGGGAGTTATTCTCTGTAATAAATGCGCTGTAAACACTCTTTGAAAACAATGGAGCGTTGTCATTCACATCAGAcactttaatattaaatattcttttagCAGAAAGTGGAGGTGTTCCGTTGTCCGTTGCAACAACAGTGATATTATATTCTGATACGGTCTCACGGTCTAAGACTGAATCTGTTGTCAAGGTGTAATAGTTTCTTAGATTAGACTTGATCTTAAAAGGAGCTGTCCCTTCAATTCTACAGCTCACCTGTCCGTTATCACCTGAATCCAGGTCTTTCACATTTATTATGCCAATTGTTGTTCCAGGAGGAGAATCCTCTGATATGTGACTCGTGAATGACGTCACGCTCAAGACAGGGGCGTTGTCATTTATATCTGCTATTTCAATGATCACCTTACTGGAGTCTGTCAACCCTCCTTGATCCTTAGCATCAATTCTAAGTTCATactttttgtccttttcatAATCTATATCACCTTTTACGGAAATTACTCCTGTTTTTTCATCAACCGAAAATAAATCACCTAGAGCGCTGTCGAGGTCTGAAAAATAATATGTCACAATTGCGTTTGAACCAAAATCTGCGTCGCTGGCATTAACAGTGGTGACGTAAGTGTCTTTAGGAGACATTTCCGTCACCACAGCTTTATACACAGACTGATTGAAAACAGGCGCATTATCGTTAACATCAAGAACAGCGACATTAATATTTACGGTGCCAGATCTCTGAGGTGTTCCTCCGTCCACAGCGATCAGTTTCAGCGACAGATTTGGGTTTGCTTCTCTGTCTAATGCTTTCTGGAGAACCATCTCTGCGTATCTTTTTCCCTCTGCGTTTGAATGTTGCTTAAGAATGAAATTATCGTTCTCGCTCAAGAAATAATCTCTTAGTCCGTTCATACCAACATCCAGGTCTTCTGCGCTTATCAAAGAGAAACGAGCACCGGTGGCAGCAGTTTCACTTATTTCAAAATGCATGCTATCTCTTTTGAACGTCGGAGAGTTATCGTTTATATCTGTAATCTCTACCGTAATCTGATGCAGCTCCATAGGATTCTCTAAAATCATCTCAAAAGTGAAACTACACGGCGTTGTGTCACCACAAAGCTGCTCCCGGTCGATTCTCTCCTTTACTGCTAAAATCCCTTTGTCTGACTTCAGCTCCGCGTACTGGATGCTCTCTCCGCTGACAATGCGGGCCCGACCAGAACGGAGCCTTTTCAGATCCAAACTAAGATCCTGTGCAATATTACCGATCGGTGAGCCTTTTTTCATCTCTTCTGGGATCGAATATCTGATGTGTCCAGtcacaaaatgacaaatataacaaagaaaaatcaaattgAAAAAATTCTGTCCGACGCAATAACGCCATTTTATCCATCCGGTTCTGAGCGGTATTATACGAACCATggttagaagaaaaaaaaaaacatagacaaGAATTATATGTTTTCTATTAATCCAAATACTACTCttcccagaaaaaaaattatactacTTTAAGCAAACATAATCCTTCCTAATTTTCCTTCGTATGTAGCAATGTCTTTTTTCCCTCACAACAGCTCTGATGAAGTAAAGCGTCTCCTCTCTCCACAATGAAGGGAGGAGATGTCTGGAAATGCAACGCCGTGTGTTATGTTGATCAACAGCGTCCCTTAGAGTACAAACTATGTGATACAAATGGAGGTTTGCATTGAGAAAGGAATGAGATACGTTCACTCTCTGATATTATAACCGGTCATCAAAATATAATCAAAAGCATGTTTTTACTCAAATCAATCCGTTAGTAGCGTAAAATGAAAGCCTCTGTCTTATAGGAAACAAATCAGATTCCATAGTGGAGCATTTCATAGTAAGATTAACATTTTCGGTCAGTATCCCTTTTCTGATATGAGTCTTACATGTTTTCAATTAGCGTCTTCAGAAACACCCATTGCATGAAGAGGGAGCCTACAGTTTTACttctctaattttttttatttagctaaaatacaaaacaaaaaccaataGACCTCATTCTCTCTCTTTCGCACCCTCTCTGTCTAatcaaaagtatttaaagaTCATGGAATGTCTGAAGTATTACACACAAACCACAGCAGAGACATTAAACTTCTGCAGCTTAAAGTCTAGAAATGTTCACAGGGCTTTATTCCTCACAACTTCCAGCAGTTATAAAGTCAAGCCTGAAATATGACCAACTTACGCAAAGAACTGCTGAAAAACTATATTCATTcatcatttcaaattaaaatcactTAACTCAGATATAGactaacaacaaaataaatacttaagtCTATAATGCAATTCACTTTCTCGAAGCAGAAAAGTGAACGCAAAGTATTTGAGGGATTCAGATTTAGTAGCTGTCCGTGGTGCTAGAAATGACGCTACCCTTCAACAACAATGACGCTTTATTATATAGTAGCACCAGAAAGAGAAGATTCACTTTCAAACTCACCTCCAAAGGGGAGTCGGGTTCATCCAGGATGTTCTTCTCACTCTGAATCCGTTGCATCGTCCCTGTAGAACTGGGATCCATAATCAACACGTTCTGACTACCACCTCTGCCGAGCTTACAGTCACTCTTTCTGGAGTCAGTTGTTCTGCACACCTCGTAATTGTACACGTGTGGCAGAGTTCCTGTTCCCAAAGTGTCTGAGTAACGAGGTGGATAATATGGAATCACAGGGAGGCTGGAGTGATACAGGATGCGAGACTGTCTCCATCTGTAGATCTTCACTGATATAATAACCACTAAACAcgtgatgaagaggaaggaaaccaCAGCCAGAGCCAACACTAAGTAAAAAGTCAGGTTGTCATTGTATTCCTTATCGTGTGGaaattcactgaactccgacaACACTTCAGGGAAGCTGTCCGCCACCGCCACGTTAACAATGACTGTAGCTGAACGAGAGGGCTGCCCGTTGTCCTCCACTATGACAGTCAGTCTTTGTTTCACAGCATCTTTATCAGTCACCTGACGGATAGTTCTTATTTCTCCATTCTGTAAGCCCACTTCAAACAGCGCTCTGTCTGTGGCTTTCTGTAGTTTATAGGAGAGCCAGGCATTCTGTCCAGAGTCCACATCCACAGCCACCACTTTAGTCACCAGGTAGCCCACATCTGCTGAACGAGGAACCATTtcagccaccatggagccaccaGTCTGGACTGGGTACAGAACCTGAGGTGGATTATCGTTCTGATCCTGGATCAGGATTTTCACAGTCACGTTGCTGCTCAGTGGAGGAGAGCCTCCATCTTGTGCTTTGACCACAAGCTGAAACTCTTTTATTTGCTCGTAATCAAATGACCGAACCGCGCTTAGAACTCCGGTTTCAACGTTTAAAGACACGTAAACAGAGACTGGATTTCCACCAACTTGTGTGTCTTCTAAAATATATGAGATTCTGGAGTTTTGGTTCCAGTCCGAGTCCCGCGCTCTGACAGAAAATATAGAATAGCCAATTGGATTGTTTTCCATTACGTATGCAGAATAGCTACTTTTGTCAAACAATGGAGCGTTGTCGTTGACATCCGATATTGTAAGGCGCAATTCTGTTGATGATGACAGAGGAGGATAACCGAAATCAGTAGCAGTTACCGTTATGTTATACTCTGGGACAGATTCCCTATCTAAATCTTGATCTAAGACCAAATTGTAGTAGTTTGTTAAAGATGATTCAATTCTAAAAGGAAGTTTTCCAACTACAGAACAtttaatttgaccatttttgtcAGAGTCAGCatctttaatgtttaaaatagcGACTGTTGTACCAGTAGGTGCATTCTCCACTATTGGACTGGAAAAAGACATCACATTTATTACTG
This Xiphophorus hellerii strain 12219 chromosome 23, Xiphophorus_hellerii-4.1, whole genome shotgun sequence DNA region includes the following protein-coding sequences:
- the LOC116714984 gene encoding LOW QUALITY PROTEIN: protocadherin gamma-A1-like (The sequence of the model RefSeq protein was modified relative to this genomic sequence to represent the inferred CDS: deleted 1 base in 1 codon) codes for the protein MVRIIPLRTGWIKWRYCVGQNFFNLIFLCYICHFVTGHIRYSIPEEMKKGSPIGNIAQDLSLDLKRLRSGRARIVSGESIQYAELKSDKGILAVKERIDREQLCGDTTPCSFTFEMILENPMELHQITVEITDINDNSPTFKRDSMHFEISETAATGARFSLISAEDLDVGMNGLRDYFLSENDNFILKQHSNAEGKRYAEMVLQKALDREANPNLSLKLIAVDGGTPQRSGTVNINVAVLDVNDNAPVFNQSVYKAVVTEMSPKDTYVTTVNASDADFGSNAIVTYYFSDLDSALGDLFSVDEKTGVISVKGDIDYEKDKKYELRIDAKDQGGLTDSSKVIIEIADINDNAPVLSVTSFTSHISEDSPPGTTIGIINVKDLDSGDNGQVSCRIEGTAPFKIKSNLRNYYTLTTDSVLDRETVSEYNITVVATDNGTPPLSAKRIFNIKVSDVNDNAPLFSKSVYSAFITENNSPGVSVLTLKANDPDESQNARISYILEGKNIAGSSVSEYVSVNAETGVVLAARSFDYEQLKELVFVVKAQDGGSPPLSSNVTVKLIIQDQNDNPPQVLYPVQTGGSMVAEMVPRSADVGYLVTKVVAVDVDSGQNAWLSYKLQKATDRALFEVGLQNGEIRTIRQVTDKDAVKQRLTVIVEDNGQPSRSATVIVNVAVADSFPEVLSEFSDFPHDKEYNDNLTFYLVLALAVVSFLFITCLVVIISVKIYRWRQSRILYHSSLPVIPYYPPRYSDTMGTGTLPHVYNYEVCRTTDSRKSDIKFDQANSQNVLIMDPFSSGTMQRIQSEKNILDEP